One stretch of candidate division KSB1 bacterium DNA includes these proteins:
- a CDS encoding phenylalanine--tRNA ligase beta subunit-related protein produces the protein MSRGNVTLVVAPQVAGWVNLAVLQLAEVVVGNRSAELGQEMQSLAEELRTRFQNPDGALPALQPARALYRRIGLDPTKNRPSSEALLRRVLKGMDLYQINTVVDACNLCCLRFLLPIGLYDVATIKGHEVVARLGLEGEGYEGIGKGWVNAQGKLVLVDAEGPFGNPSADSARTRITENTQEVLMMIFAPGGYSPEHLAEHMSCAAHTMAQYCRARLSGSCIVC, from the coding sequence ATGAGCCGAGGGAACGTCACGCTTGTGGTCGCGCCGCAGGTGGCAGGCTGGGTGAACCTGGCGGTGCTGCAATTGGCCGAGGTCGTGGTCGGCAACAGGTCAGCGGAGCTGGGGCAAGAGATGCAATCGCTGGCCGAGGAGCTGCGTACGCGCTTCCAAAACCCCGATGGTGCCTTGCCCGCGCTGCAGCCGGCCCGAGCGCTCTATCGGCGGATTGGATTGGATCCCACCAAGAACCGGCCGTCCTCAGAGGCCCTCTTGCGCCGCGTGCTCAAAGGGATGGATCTCTACCAAATCAACACGGTGGTCGATGCGTGCAACCTCTGCTGCCTGCGCTTTCTGCTGCCCATCGGGCTGTACGACGTGGCGACGATAAAAGGCCACGAGGTCGTTGCTCGCTTGGGCCTCGAAGGGGAGGGGTACGAAGGGATTGGCAAGGGCTGGGTCAACGCGCAAGGGAAGCTGGTCTTAGTCGATGCGGAGGGGCCGTTTGGCAATCCCTCTGCAGACTCGGCCCGCACCAGGATAACCGAGAACACCCAAGAAGTGCTGATGATGATTTTCGCCCCGGGCGGCTACTCGCCGGAGCACCTGGCAGAACACATGTCTTGTGCTGCGCACACTATGGCGCAGTATTGCAGGGCGCGGCTCAGCGGGTCGTGCATCGTGTGCTGA
- a CDS encoding C39 family peptidase: MRSRKGMLFLAALLGLSAPGALASYPDQQFVLEGADSLLAGATSIVNIVRSPDGRAIQLADGSLSGSIILQVQSAPFPFDIGLPSWNGSAPGDSGGFRVLIRVPYGTGWSPWLEVGYWKANLWPGTKPTTFAGGRIDIDTVELSFYATSWQFKIEMKRLAASVPSPTVRLLSFVASDSRTTAEFDLSAALADRPPAIFIPTTFLAQYKISSEFGGRICSPTTVAMILLSYGISVDPLPFALDTYDPYWGIFGVWPRVVQNAAEHGLRGTVARIRSWSQAYDVLAKGGRIGMSVGPPLYSGHLMMVAGFTASGDPIVHDPARSSDGYAHVFNKADLSKSWFEKGGVAYVFSGIDVPSTAVLACEQGASGAPASFVFYPAYPNPFPLSRDRSGVTLMFDLPAPEVVSVSVYNAVGQLVQQLASQEYAAGLHAVRWQPDQDVGPGVYFLRVAGARQVATGRCVLIR, from the coding sequence TTGAGAAGTCGCAAAGGGATGCTGTTTCTTGCTGCTCTGCTTGGGCTGAGCGCACCAGGGGCACTTGCGTCGTACCCGGACCAGCAGTTTGTTCTGGAAGGGGCCGACTCACTCTTGGCCGGGGCGACCAGCATCGTGAACATTGTGCGCAGCCCGGACGGGCGAGCGATCCAGTTAGCCGATGGCTCCTTGAGCGGAAGCATCATCTTGCAGGTGCAGAGCGCACCCTTCCCGTTCGACATCGGCCTCCCCTCATGGAATGGCTCGGCGCCTGGCGACAGCGGCGGCTTCCGCGTGCTCATCCGCGTGCCCTACGGGACTGGGTGGTCGCCTTGGTTGGAAGTCGGCTACTGGAAGGCCAACCTCTGGCCGGGCACCAAGCCGACGACCTTCGCCGGTGGGCGGATTGACATCGACACCGTGGAGCTCTCCTTCTATGCCACGAGCTGGCAGTTCAAGATCGAGATGAAGCGCCTGGCTGCAAGCGTGCCTTCTCCCACGGTGCGGCTGCTGTCATTTGTGGCGAGCGACAGTCGCACGACGGCCGAGTTTGACCTGAGCGCTGCCCTTGCGGACCGGCCCCCGGCGATCTTCATTCCCACCACCTTCCTGGCGCAGTACAAGATTTCCAGCGAATTTGGCGGCAGAATCTGTTCGCCGACGACTGTGGCCATGATCCTGCTGAGCTATGGGATTTCTGTTGATCCCCTCCCATTCGCCCTGGATACGTACGACCCCTACTGGGGAATCTTTGGCGTCTGGCCGCGCGTGGTGCAGAATGCCGCAGAGCACGGCCTGCGGGGCACAGTGGCGCGCATCCGCTCCTGGAGCCAGGCCTACGACGTGCTGGCCAAAGGCGGGCGCATCGGCATGTCGGTGGGACCGCCCCTGTACAGCGGACACCTGATGATGGTGGCGGGCTTTACCGCCAGCGGAGACCCCATCGTGCACGACCCGGCACGCAGCTCTGACGGCTATGCGCACGTGTTCAACAAGGCCGACCTGTCCAAGTCATGGTTCGAGAAAGGCGGTGTCGCCTACGTCTTTTCCGGCATCGACGTGCCCTCGACTGCTGTCTTGGCATGCGAGCAGGGCGCAAGCGGCGCGCCAGCAAGCTTTGTGTTCTATCCTGCCTACCCGAACCCCTTCCCCCTGAGCAGGGACAGGAGCGGCGTGACGCTCATGTTTGACTTGCCGGCGCCGGAGGTGGTGTCCGTCTCCGTGTACAATGCCGTGGGCCAGCTCGTGCAGCAGCTTGCCTCCCAGGAGTACGCCGCCGGCTTGCATGCCGTGCGCTGGCAACCTGACCAAGACGTGGGTCCTGGCGTGTACTTCCTGCGAGTGGCCGGAGCACGGCAGGTGGCCACCGGTCGCTGTGTGCTCATCAGATAG
- a CDS encoding glycerol-3-phosphate acyltransferase yields the protein MHGQPTPGTTAFWLAAGFLSGSLMFSYWLGRLGGQDVRKVGDGNPGAANAIKAAGLAIGLAGGLLDFLKGALPVALATWPLSAPEASPWGWFLPLIAMAPVLGHIFSPWLAGRGGKGIAVTFGVWAGLTAWQVPCILGGACAVAKFLLRLPDAWVVASAMAGVTLFVAVRFGAGPLLGTATLNLALLIFTHRRELCAHRSRV from the coding sequence ATGCACGGCCAACCGACTCCAGGGACAACCGCCTTCTGGCTCGCCGCAGGCTTCCTCAGCGGCTCGCTCATGTTCTCCTACTGGTTGGGGCGGCTGGGGGGCCAGGATGTGCGCAAGGTCGGCGACGGCAACCCCGGAGCGGCCAACGCCATCAAGGCGGCAGGCCTGGCCATCGGGCTGGCAGGAGGCCTCTTGGACTTTCTCAAAGGCGCACTCCCCGTGGCCTTGGCTACCTGGCCGCTGTCAGCGCCTGAGGCCTCGCCTTGGGGATGGTTTCTGCCGCTCATCGCCATGGCGCCGGTGCTGGGCCACATCTTCTCGCCGTGGCTGGCAGGTCGCGGCGGCAAGGGGATCGCCGTTACTTTCGGCGTGTGGGCAGGGCTCACCGCCTGGCAGGTCCCCTGCATTCTCGGCGGTGCATGCGCAGTGGCCAAGTTCCTGCTCCGTCTGCCGGACGCCTGGGTGGTGGCTTCGGCCATGGCCGGCGTGACGCTGTTCGTTGCTGTGCGCTTCGGTGCCGGGCCTCTGTTGGGGACTGCCACGCTGAATCTTGCCCTGCTCATCTTCACCCACCGGCGGGAATTGTGCGCGCACAGGAGCAGGGTGTGA
- a CDS encoding glycosyltransferase, protein MSPIVDSWRILLFVAVQLAIAALNLRAVPLLSRFRPSSPQPRVSILVPARNEQGSIAACVSSLVAQSYPDFEVLVLDDDSADGTAAVVRDTGGTPVRLVHGQPLPEGWNGKPWACHQLAATATGELLFFTDADTRHQPETLARAVAALQSTKADLLTAITGLEIGSVGELVTVPFPAWSILTLLPVPLAYWLRKNRALVAANGKFLLMRREAYEQVGGHAAVRDHATEDMELARHIKKAGLRWRLVNATDLVTARMYRGWCEARRGFAKNYFALFNYRLLVALFVWSWLMLIAWHPLVTVLSGMMRTSLPGSSVAALVTVGLNCLLWLLVATATGMPKRLCCLYPVVITASVLIGLEAIVRALAGKATWKDRTLVRRKVRLL, encoded by the coding sequence GTGAGTCCGATCGTCGACTCGTGGCGCATTCTGCTCTTTGTGGCAGTGCAGCTTGCTATCGCTGCACTGAATCTGCGGGCAGTGCCCCTTCTCTCCAGGTTTCGGCCCTCTTCCCCGCAGCCGCGCGTATCTATTCTGGTTCCGGCGCGTAACGAGCAGGGGAGCATTGCTGCATGCGTCTCGTCGCTGGTCGCGCAATCCTACCCGGATTTTGAGGTGCTCGTCTTGGACGATGACTCTGCAGATGGCACAGCGGCGGTGGTGCGCGACACAGGGGGGACGCCCGTCCGCCTGGTGCACGGTCAGCCCTTGCCGGAGGGGTGGAATGGCAAGCCGTGGGCCTGTCACCAGCTTGCGGCAACTGCTACCGGCGAGCTCCTCTTTTTCACCGACGCCGATACGCGGCATCAGCCCGAAACCCTCGCTCGGGCAGTGGCCGCCTTGCAGAGCACAAAGGCAGACTTGCTTACGGCCATCACCGGCCTGGAGATAGGCAGCGTAGGAGAGCTCGTCACCGTCCCGTTTCCGGCCTGGAGCATCCTCACCCTGCTGCCGGTGCCCCTTGCCTATTGGCTGCGCAAGAACCGCGCCTTGGTGGCGGCCAATGGCAAGTTCTTGCTCATGCGGCGTGAGGCATACGAGCAGGTGGGCGGACACGCCGCCGTCCGCGACCACGCCACCGAGGACATGGAACTGGCAAGGCACATCAAGAAAGCCGGCCTACGATGGCGGCTGGTCAACGCCACCGACCTCGTCACCGCTCGCATGTACCGCGGCTGGTGCGAGGCGAGACGAGGGTTCGCCAAGAACTACTTCGCTCTGTTCAACTACCGCCTGCTGGTGGCGCTCTTCGTCTGGTCATGGCTGATGCTCATCGCGTGGCACCCGCTGGTCACCGTCCTCTCCGGCATGATGAGGACGAGTCTCCCCGGCTCCAGCGTTGCCGCACTTGTGACTGTCGGCCTGAACTGCCTCCTGTGGCTCCTGGTCGCAACGGCCACCGGCATGCCCAAGCGGCTGTGCTGTCTTTACCCCGTGGTCATTACTGCCTCGGTATTGATCGGCCTGGAAGCCATAGTCCGTGCTCTGGCCGGCAAGGCGACCTGGAAAGACCGGACGCTGGTGCGAAGAAAGGTGCGGCTGCTGTGA
- a CDS encoding M48 family metalloprotease encodes MSTLMRHVGRLACTAAALALLFSCAVNPVTGKRDFMLLTEADEIQLGKQTDAEVIATYGVLENPQLQAYVGDLGQRLARVSHRPQLPYSFKVLDSPVINAFAVPGGYVYLTRGILAYLNNEAELAGVMGHEIGHITARHTAKQYSKAMVAGLGLEIGKELSKEFRKYAPYVEFGVGMLFLKFSRDDERQADELGVTYSTKAGCDASHMANFFVTLERLQPSSAQGLPDWFSTHPNPPSRIKNIQSLAAQWKKTVGAADYQVNSERYLRSVDGIVYGEDPRQGYVADGVFYHPTMRFQFPVPQNWNVANTPSQVQMVSPQEDAVILFMLAKEPAPKAAADKFVQETNATVVESTSLQVNGLAAHRLVTNLVSGETALAVLSYFIQKGNTVFVFHGYTLQAGFAQYRSLLQSTMSQFRELTDPARINVKPAILRVKEAPRQATLRQILKDFGVADDKLSAMAILNGKELEEVLPAGTLVKVVEK; translated from the coding sequence ATGAGTACGCTCATGCGTCACGTTGGCCGCCTCGCGTGCACGGCAGCGGCACTGGCACTCCTATTCTCCTGTGCAGTCAACCCGGTGACCGGCAAGCGCGATTTCATGCTGCTCACCGAGGCGGATGAGATCCAACTCGGCAAACAGACCGATGCCGAGGTCATTGCCACCTACGGGGTTTTGGAAAACCCGCAGCTTCAGGCGTATGTCGGCGACCTTGGGCAGCGGCTGGCAAGGGTCAGCCACCGGCCGCAACTGCCCTACTCGTTCAAAGTGCTGGATTCGCCGGTAATCAACGCCTTCGCCGTGCCCGGCGGCTACGTCTATCTCACCCGTGGCATTCTCGCCTACCTCAACAATGAAGCCGAGTTGGCCGGGGTCATGGGGCACGAAATCGGCCACATCACCGCGCGCCACACTGCCAAGCAGTACAGCAAAGCAATGGTAGCCGGCCTGGGCCTGGAGATCGGCAAGGAGCTTTCCAAGGAGTTCCGCAAGTACGCCCCATACGTGGAGTTCGGCGTGGGCATGCTCTTCCTGAAGTTCAGCCGCGACGACGAGCGCCAGGCCGACGAGTTGGGCGTCACCTACTCCACCAAGGCGGGCTGTGACGCCTCGCACATGGCCAATTTCTTCGTCACCTTGGAGCGCTTGCAGCCCAGCTCCGCACAGGGGCTGCCCGACTGGTTCTCCACCCACCCAAATCCGCCGTCGCGCATCAAGAACATCCAGAGCTTGGCAGCGCAGTGGAAAAAGACTGTGGGCGCGGCCGACTACCAGGTGAACAGCGAAAGGTACCTGCGCAGCGTGGATGGCATCGTCTACGGGGAGGATCCCCGGCAGGGGTACGTAGCCGATGGGGTGTTCTACCATCCGACCATGCGCTTCCAGTTCCCGGTGCCGCAGAATTGGAACGTGGCCAACACGCCATCGCAAGTGCAGATGGTCTCGCCCCAGGAAGACGCGGTCATCCTCTTCATGCTGGCCAAGGAGCCCGCTCCCAAGGCGGCGGCGGACAAATTTGTGCAAGAGACAAATGCCACCGTGGTGGAGTCCACCTCGCTGCAGGTCAACGGCCTTGCCGCCCACCGCCTGGTGACCAACTTGGTTTCGGGGGAGACTGCCCTGGCGGTGCTCTCTTACTTCATCCAAAAGGGGAACACGGTGTTTGTGTTCCACGGCTACACTCTTCAGGCCGGGTTTGCGCAGTACAGGAGCCTGTTGCAGAGCACGATGTCTCAGTTCCGGGAGCTCACCGATCCGGCGCGCATCAACGTCAAGCCAGCGATCCTGCGCGTGAAGGAGGCGCCACGCCAGGCTACCTTGCGCCAGATCCTCAAGGACTTTGGCGTGGCGGATGACAAGCTCTCCGCCATGGCGATCCTCAACGGCAAGGAGTTGGAAGAAGTGCTGCCGGCCGGCACCCTGGTGAAGGTAGTGGAAAAGTAG